A stretch of the Sulfolobus acidocaldarius SUSAZ genome encodes the following:
- a CDS encoding serine protease translates to MVVHDPVSIIIIVVVILALILTGQYTNPIVAIPSLAVVGFLLYRVVNVIWTTRKRNSYTYEGKIGRAVDDISPGKEGYVLLEGEYWKAISNEPISKGDEVIVIGMQNLKLIVKKYIRVRS, encoded by the coding sequence ATGGTAGTACATGATCCCGTGTCGATAATAATAATTGTTGTAGTCATATTGGCTTTAATACTTACTGGTCAATACACTAACCCTATTGTTGCAATTCCATCACTTGCTGTAGTTGGTTTTTTGCTCTACAGGGTTGTAAACGTAATATGGACAACAAGGAAGAGGAATTCGTATACCTATGAGGGCAAGATAGGAAGGGCAGTTGATGATATTTCTCCAGGTAAGGAAGGATATGTCTTGCTAGAGGGAGAATATTGGAAGGCGATTTCTAATGAACCAATATCTAAGGGTGATGAGGTAATAGTAATAGGAATGCAGAATTTAAAACTAATAGTTAAAAAATATATACGTGTTAGAAGTTAA